In the genome of Primulina tabacum isolate GXHZ01 chromosome 13, ASM2559414v2, whole genome shotgun sequence, the window TTAATCTTAATCACGCTCTTTCTTAATGATTCGTATCTTGTTTTcctttgtaattaattattcaGAGGCAACGCCGAAGACCATCATGAGAGTTATGGGGGTCAAGGGTTTAACTCTTTATCATCTCAAGAGCCATCTTCAGGTTTAGACTCATTTATTTTTAGTTTGTTTCCTtgataataaaattttcatttctgGATCTGAATTATATCGTTTATGGTGTAGGGTTATGAGTATATCTaagtttcttgttttttttacgCCCCAGAAATTCAGGCTGGGAAAGCAACCTCACAAGGAATTCAATGATCATTCAATGAAAGATGGTGAGAGACTAGGTGGCTACATATGCGCACACATTAACTGAACATGTTTTCATATTcctttaaatataataattatttttattttaattatttacttGATTGATCAGCTTCTGCGATAGAACTTCAACGAAACAATATCGGCTCGTCGTCTGGAATGCTTGGCCGCAGCATGAACGAGTACGTTCAATATATTATCATTTCGATTCCATTGGAAAGATATGCTCTAATAATGTTTTGGAGATttgtaaaatgaaaaatatatgggTTCATTTTACTAAATTTGCCTAAATCGATCATTCGTGCAAttataggatgcaaatggaggTGAACAGAAGACTTCATGAACAATTGGAGGTAACTGAAAATATTCtattgttttaaatgatttttatttaaatatttctaagaggaaaaatattatttggacGCTGATAATTACAGGTGCAAAAACACCTGCAGTTGAGAATTGAGGCTCAAGGGAAATACATGCAGGCCATCCTCGAAAAAGCATGCCAAACTCTAGCAGGTGAGAACATGGCGTCGACCGCTACTGCTAGCGGGAGCTTCAGCAAGCTGCCGCCCATTGGCACTGAAACTTCCGCCATGAAAGACTTCTGGCAGCCGGTGAATTTCCCTACTCTTCAAGACCTCAACATATATGGAACCACTGATCATCAACTTGAACAACAGCTTCATCATCCAACCATGGAGAGATCATCTTCCATTGACTCATTCATCCCGAGTAGCAACAACAACGATAATAGTTTCTTGACCAAAAAGAGGCCTATTCAATACAGTAACAGCAATGGGAAGAGCCCTTTAGTTTGGGCTGATGACTTGAGGCTCCAAGAATTGGGTACAGCTGCTGCCTCATGTATTAATGATACCCAAATTCATATCGCACCACAATTGTCGATTGATAAAGGGAGTGATATTGGTCCAGTGGGAGATATCTATGAAGCGAAGCCTGATTTATCTAGCGATCAAGCGCTGAGGGAGAAGAAATTCAACACGGGAAAGCTCGAAAGTCGCCCTTCTCCACGACACATGGTGGAGAGAATGAACCACCAGGCCATCAGTGCTGGAGGGGTGACAACACAAGGCAGAAACTCGCCATTCGGGTGATTCATGAATACGTCCTCATTACAACAGTTACAGTCAATTACCTGTTAACCGCAAGTACTTAATTTAGTGTAATGCTTAGGACTTGAAAGTTGGTTTGCTTAACTATCACTAATGCAACTATGAATGCCATGATCCTCTAATTTGTTACCAGATTTTGTACCatgaataaatatatatgttCACTTTCTCCATCTTAACCATAGCAGCTGGCCAAACAAGAACGGCTTCTTTTTTCTTCCATTATTAATTGATCCTCATAAGTTAAGTTATATGACAAATTATGTCAAGTATATTAGTGTCAGTACTGTATCAACATTCAAAACTCAAGAGTTCTCCGaagtattatttgtgaaggaAAATCCAGAAATAACTTTTTTTAGAGTTCGCAAACACTCGACTTGATTGAATTGCAGTTCAGTTCATTTATTATATACATAATATCGTATTCCGGTGCTTTCAATATTCtatttatatatgtttaatgaacttgaaatttaaatttgaaaggaGAAGGAGGGTTTTTTTTACCTTTTTTTTCAGAAAAGAGAAACAATTAAAGCTATAGAGCATCCTAGCTCGTGGGTCGTTTTCATTCTCTGTATAGTCATTATGTAATGATGCCGCATTTAATTGAGACAATCTTCTTGGACCAAAGCTTTTTCTGTTAGTTGTTCTTTGTTAGTCCCCATCATTATAAAACAGAAAAGAAAATAATGAGCCGGTGAGGATTAAAAAGCAAGAAGATATATACATGCAAGACCACCATTGACTGTGCACTCAATTTACAATGTTTCTGTTTAAATAACAAAACCCATTCGTAAATTTAATGTATACAAATTTTACTTTTGGAAATATAAGAACAAGATCACCACTCTCGTTAAAATTATGGTGTTCACCACTAAATGCAATATGCAAGAGAAAAAAGTAACTCTAGGTATATAGGACCAAGAAT includes:
- the LOC142523024 gene encoding myb family transcription factor IPN2 isoform X2 translates to MFHPKKPSNMINAHERPMCVQGDSGLVLTTDPKPRLRWTVELHERFVDAVTQLGGPDKATPKTIMRVMGVKGLTLYHLKSHLQKFRLGKQPHKEFNDHSMKDASAIELQRNNIGSSSGMLGRSMNEMQMEVNRRLHEQLELRIEAQGKYMQAILEKACQTLAGENMASTATASGSFSKLPPIGTETSAMKDFWQPVNFPTLQDLNIYGTTDHQLEQQLHHPTMERSSSIDSFIPSSNNNDNSFLTKKRPIQYSNSNGKSPLVWADDLRLQELGTAAASCINDTQIHIAPQLSIDKGSDIGPVGDIYEAKPDLSSDQALREKKFNTGKLESRPSPRHMVERMNHQAISAGGVTTQGRNSPFG
- the LOC142523024 gene encoding myb family transcription factor IPN2 isoform X1; this encodes MFHPKKPSNMINAHERPMCVQGDSGLVLTTDPKPRLRWTVELHERFVDAVTQLGGPDKATPKTIMRVMGVKGLTLYHLKSHLQKFRLGKQPHKEFNDHSMKDASAIELQRNNIGSSSGMLGRSMNEMQMEVNRRLHEQLEVQKHLQLRIEAQGKYMQAILEKACQTLAGENMASTATASGSFSKLPPIGTETSAMKDFWQPVNFPTLQDLNIYGTTDHQLEQQLHHPTMERSSSIDSFIPSSNNNDNSFLTKKRPIQYSNSNGKSPLVWADDLRLQELGTAAASCINDTQIHIAPQLSIDKGSDIGPVGDIYEAKPDLSSDQALREKKFNTGKLESRPSPRHMVERMNHQAISAGGVTTQGRNSPFG